One stretch of Gavia stellata isolate bGavSte3 chromosome 25, bGavSte3.hap2, whole genome shotgun sequence DNA includes these proteins:
- the NUP88 gene encoding nuclear pore complex protein Nup88 — translation MAAEWGPAEQWRAALPQHAVLSRLRERAPAPAPAARPPLIRNLLFGLDGDLFLWDGERSALHTIGLRRLGGPDSAGLGRYQTLICINPPLFEVYQTLLSPTQHHVALIGTKGLMVLELPKRWGKNSEFEGGKSTVNCSTIPIAERFFTSSTSLTLKHAAWYPCETLEPHIVLLTSDNTIRFYSLKVPQTPVKVIALSDTEEETLTIKKGRAYTASLGETAVAFDFGPLVPVPTNILGQRGSEEVLAYPLYILYENGETFLTYISLLQSTGNLGKLLGPLPMHPAAEDNYGYDACAVLCLPCVPNILVIATESGMLYHCVVLDGEEYDEQSEKSWDPRSDLIPSLYVFECVELELALKLASGDEEEPLESDFSCPIKLHRDPKCPSRYHCTHEAGVHSVGLTWINKLHKFLGSDEEDKDSLQELGAEQKCFVEHILCTKPLPCRQPAPIRGFWIVSDILGPTMICITNTYECITRPLLSTVHPASPPLLCTREDKDVAVSPLRILAESQHSFEKHIRSILQRSSANPLFLKSADKDAAPPPEECLQLLSRATQVFREEYILKQDLAKEEIQQRVKLLWGQKKKQLEDLNYCREERKSLREMAERLADKYEEAKEKQEDIMNRMKKVLRSFHSQLPVLSDSEKDMKKELQTVHDQLQHLSNAIRQVKMKKEYQQKKMEKGTSPRKPSITLSAYQSKCIQTVLKEEGEHIREMVKQINDIRSHVNF, via the exons AGCACGCGGTGCTGAGCCGCCTCCGCGAGCGCgcccccgctcccgcccccgccgcgcggCCGCCGCTCATCCGCAACCTCCTCTTCGGCCTCGACGGCGACCTCTTCCTCTGGGACGGCGAGCGCAGCGCCCTCCACACCATCGGCCTCCGCCGCCTCGGCGGGCCCGACTCCGCCGGGCTCGGCCGCTACCAG aCCCTTATCTGCATAAACCCACCCCTTTTTGAGGTTTATCAGACGCTGTTAAGCCCCACGCAGCATCATGTGGCGCTCATCGGTACGAAGGGGCTCATGGTGCTGGAGCTGCCCAAGCGCTGGGGGAAGAATTCGGAGTTTGAAGGTGGGAAATCCACGGTGAACTGTAG CACTATTCCTATTGCGGAAAGGTTCTTCACAAGCTCAACATCTCTGACTTTAAAGCATGCTGCCTGGTATCCCTGTGAGACATTAGAGCCCCATATTGTGCTCTTGACTTCAGACAACACTATAAG GTTTTACAGTCTGAAGGTACCTCAGACACCCGTCAAAGTGATTGCTCTTTCAGACACTGAGGAGGAGACTCTTACAATCAAAAAAGG GAGAGCCTATACGGCATCGCTGGGAGAGACCGCGGTGGCGTTTGACTTTGGCCCGCTAGTGCCAGTCCCAACGAACATTCTTGGACAGCGAGGGAGTGAAGAAGTGTTGGCCTACCCACTTtacattttatatgaaaatggAGAGACATTCCTCACATATATCAGCCTGCTACAGAG CACTGGAAATCTTGGCAAGCTGCTCGGCCCTCTGCCCATGCACCCTGCTGCAGAAGATAACTATGGCTATGATGCCTGTGCTGTCCTTTGCCTGCCTTGTGTTCCAAACATCCTGGTGATTGCCACTGAGTCGGGAATGCTTTATCACTGCGTGGTACTGGATGGAGAGGAGTATGATGAGCAG TCAGAAAAGTCATGGGACCCAAGATCTGATCTTATTCCTTCCCTGTACGTGTTTGAATGTGTTGAGCTGGAACTTGCACTGAAACTGGCATCAGGAGATGAAGAAGAGCCACTGGAGTCTGATTTCTCTTGCCCAATCAAACTGCATCGAG ATCCGAAATGTCCCTCTCGATACCACTGCACACATGAAGCTGGTGTCCACAGTGTGGGGTTGACGTGGATCAATAAACTGCACAAATTCCTTGGTTCAG ATGAagaagacaaagacagtttacaAGAGCTGGGAGCGGAACAGAAGTGCTTTGTTGAGCATATTCTTTGTACAAAACCATTGCCATGCAG gCAACCTGCTCCGATTAGAGGATTTTGGATCGTTTCTGACATCCTGGGGCCCACAATGATCTGCATCACAAACACCTATGAGTGTATTACAAGGCCTCTCTT AAGTACAGTCCATCCTGCATCCCCTCCCCTGCTGTGCACCAGAGAAGACAAAGATGTTGCTGTTTCCCCTCTCCGTATCCTGGCTGAGTCGCAGCATTCATTTGAGAAGCATATCCGAAGCATCCTGCAGCGCAGTTCTGCCAACCCCTTATTTCTGAA ATCTGCTGATAAAGATGCTGCTCCGCCCCCTGAAGAATGCCTTCAGCTTCTTAGCAGAGCCACACAAGTGTTCCGAGAGGAATATATACTGAAACAAGATCTGGCAAAAGAGGAAATTCAGCAAAG agtGAAGCTGCTGTggggacagaaaaagaaacaattggAAGATCTTAATTACTGTCGAGAGGAAAG GAAAAGTTTGCGGGAAATGGCTGAGCGCTTGGCTGACAAGTATGAGGAAGCCAAAGAGAAGCAAGAAGATATTATGAACAG GATGAAGAAAGTGCTTCGGAGTTTCCACTCTCAGCTTCCTGTTCTGTCAGACAGTGAAAAAGATATGAAGAAAGAACTGCAGACAGTACATGACCAGCTGCAGCACCTGAGCAATGCTATCAGACAG gttaaaatgaaaaaggaatacCAGCAGAAGAAGATGGAAAAGGGTACCAGCCCCCGAAAACCCAGCATCACCCTCAGTGCCTACCAGAGCAAGTGCATCCAAACCGTCCTGAAAGAAGA gGGAGAACACATACGGGAAATGGTAAAACAGATCAATGACATCAGAAGCCATGTGAACTTCTAA
- the RABEP1 gene encoding rab GTPase-binding effector protein 1, with translation MAQPGPSPPTDVALLQRVAELEKVNAEFLRTKQQLEQEFNQKRAKFKELYLAKEEDLKRQNAVLQAAQDDLGQLRTQLMEAHAEMENIKAIATVSENTKQEAIDEVKRQWQEEVASLQAIMKETVRDYELQYHHRLEQERAQWNQYRENVEREIAELRRRLSEGQEEENLENEMKKAQEDAEKLRSVVMPMEKEIAALKEKLTGAEEKIKELEASKVKELNHYLEAEKSCRTDLEMYVAVLNTQKSVLQEDAEKLRKELHEVCRLLEQERQQHNQLKHTWQKANDQFLESQRLLMRDMQRMEIVLTSEQLRQVEELKKKDQEEDDQQRLSKRKEQKQKDSDDETKASCSLAHEETLTQLSNEEVHVNSTHGSAHSLDADLLLSSGESFNKSDNDMFKDGLRRAQSTDSLGTSGSLQSKALGYNNKAKSAGNLDESDFGPLVGADSVSENFDTASLGSLQMPSGFMLTKDQEKAIKAMTPEQEETASLLSSVTQGVESAYVSPSGYRLVSETEWNLLQKEVQNAGNKLGRRCDMCSNYEKQLQGIQIQEAETRDQVKKLQVMLRQANDQLEKTMKDKQELEDYMKQSAEDSSNQISLLMAKCQKSENFLSELQQAFLQAKRSVQEQMAVLTQSREQVSEELVRLQKDNESLQGKHSLHVSLQQAEDFILPEAAEELRELILKYREDIISVRTAADHLEEKLKAEILFLKEQIQAEQYLKENIEETLQLEIENCKEEIASISSLKAELERIKVEKEQLESSSQENLQQLESLQETKNTLEEQLKKETAAKATLEQLVFEEKNKAQRLQTELDVSEQVQRDFVKLSQTLQVQLERIRQADSLERIRAILNDTKLTDINQLPET, from the exons ttgctCTTCTACAACGGGTAGCAGAATTGGAAAAGGTCAATGCAGAATTTCTGCGCACAAAGCAGCAACTTGAGCAAGAATTTAATCAAAAGAGAGCAAAATTTAAGGAGTTATACTTGGCTAAGGAAG AGGAtctgaaaagacaaaatgcaGTGCTGCAAGCAGCCCAAGATGATCTGGGACAATTGCGGACCCAGCTGATGGAAGCTCATGCTGAAATGGAGAACATCAAAGCTATAGCTACAGTATCTGAGAATACAAAGCAGGAAGCTATCGATGAGGTGAAGAGGCAATGGCAAGAAGAAGTAGCTTCACTACAAGCTATTATGAAAG AGACCGTTCGTGACTATGAGCTCCAGTATCATCACAGGTTGGAGCAAGAGCGAGCTCAGTGGAATCAATATCGAGAAAATGTGGAACGGGAAATAGCAGAGTTAAGAAGGAGACTGTCTGAAGgtcaagaggaagaaaacctagaaaatgaaatgaaaaag GCCCAGGAAGATGCTGAGAAGCTGCGTTCGGTTGTGATGCCTATGGAGAAAGAGATTGCGGCGCTCAAGGAGAAATTGACAggagctgaagaaaaaataaaagagttaGAAGCATCAAAG GTTAAAGAACTGAACCATTATTTGGAAGCTGAGAAGTCATGTAGGACAGACTTAGAGATGTACGTGGCTGTTCTCAATACACAAAAATCAGTCCTGCAAGAAGATGCAGAGAAGTTGCGGAAAGAACTACACGAAG TCTGCCGTCTCTTAGAGCAAGAACGACAGCAGCACAACCAGTTGAAACACACATGGCAAAAAGCCAATGACCAGTTCTTGGAGTCTCAGCGTTTGCTGATGAGGGACATGCAACGTATGGAAATTGTTCTGACCTCTGAGCAGCTCCGACAAgttgaagaactgaaaaaaaaggatcag GAAGAAGATGATCAGCAAAGGCTTAGCAAGAGAAAGGAGCAGAAGCAAAAAGATTCAGATGATGAAACGAAAGCTTCATGTTCTCTAGCCCATGAGGAAACCCTTACCCAGCTCTCTAATGAAGAG GTGCATGTAAATAGCACCCATGGCTCAGCTCATTCGTTGGATGCAgacttgcttctttcttctggCGAATCTTTCAATAAATCGGATAATGATATGTTTAAAGATGGACTACGGAGAGCACAGTCAACAGACAGTCTGGGGACATCCGGATCTTTACAGTCCAAAGCTTTAGGAtacaacaacaaagcaaaatctGCTGGGAACCTGGATGAGTCAGATTTTGGACCACTTGTTGGAGCAGATTCAGTATCTGAGAACTTTGATACAGCTTCCCTTGGGTCTCTGCAAATGCCAAGTGGGTTCATGTTAACCAAAGATCAGGAAAAAGCAATCAAAGCAATGACACCAGAGCAAGAAGAGACTGCTTCGCTTCTTTCCAGTGTTACACAAGGGGTAGAAAGTGCTTATGTATCTCCTAGCGGTTACCGCTTGGTTAGCGAGACGGAGTGGAACCTACTGCAGAAGGAG GTGCAGAATGCAGGGAACAAGCTGGGTAGACGCTGTGATATGTGCTCAAATTACGAGAAGCAGTTGCAAGGTATCCAGATTCAGGAGGCTGAGACCAGAGACCAG GTGAAAAAGCTGCAGGTGATGCTGAGACAGGCTAATGACCAGCTGGAAAAGACAATGAAAGATAAACAGGAACTGGAGGATTACATGAAACAAAGTGCTGAGGACTCATCTAACCAG atctcTTTGCTTATGGCTAAATGTCAAAAGTCGGAGAACTTCCTCAGCGAACTGCAGCAGGCATTTTTGCAAGCAAAGAGAAGCGTCCAGGAGCAAATG GCTGTCCTGACACAGTCAAGGGAGCAGGTTTCAGAAGAGTTGGTGAGACTGCAAAAAGATAATGAAAGTCTTCAAGGAAAACATAGCTTGCATGTGTCTTTACAACAAGCCGAAGATTTCATTCTACCGGAAGCAGCAGAG GAGCTCCGtgagctgattttaaaataccGTGAAGACATAATTAGTGTGCGGACAGCAGCAGATCACCTTGAGGAGAAACTTAAGGCAgagattttattcttaaaagaaCAGATTCAAGCTGaacaatatttgaaagaaaatatagaaGAAACTCTACAGCTGGAAATAGAAAATTGCAAAGAGGAAATAG CTTCCATTTCCAGTTTAAAAGCTGAACTGGAAAGAATAAAAGTGGAAAAGGAACAG TTGGAAAGTTCTTCGCAGGAaaacctgcagcagctggagagtctgcaggaaacaaaaaacactCTAGAAGAACAGTTGAAGAAGGAGACGGCAGCAAAG GCAACCCTTGAACAGCTGGTGtttgaagagaagaataaagCTCAGCGGTTGCAGACTGAATTAGATGTCAGTGAGCAAGTGCAGAGAGATTTTGTAAAGCTTTCTCAGACGCTTCAG GTGCAGCTGGAGCGGATCCGGCAGGCAGATTCCCTGGAGAGAATCCGTGCAATCCTGAATGACACAAAACTGACGGACATTAATCAGCTTCCTGAAACATGA